CCAGGTTGACCATCGAATCAAAGCGATTGCAACGGCGAGTATGTACGACATGAGCCGCTTTATGCGCAATGGCTGGAAAGACGGAATGACTGATGAGCAGCGTAACAAAACGCTTGATCAGCTTGCAGTGCAGCGTTGGAAAGACGTTGATGGCCGAACCCCCGAACTGACACCGGCCTTCCCCAGCAAACCTGTTGACAAAATCCCGGAAGGACTCGACCCGATCACCAGTGAGTTCTTCGAATATTACGCCATGAAACGGGGGCATCATCCGAATTCTATCGCTGCGTTCACCAAGACGAGTGCCATGTCTTTTATGAATTTCCCATTGATGGACCACATCAAATCCATCTCGCCACGCCCTATCCTGTTCATCATGGGCGAAAAGGCGCATTCCCGCTACTTCACGGAGGATGCATATACTATGGCCGCTGAACCCAAGGAGCTTTATATCGTACCGGGGGCGCGGCATATCGATCTCTATGATAGAATAGACATGATCCCGTTCGACAAACTGACGTCATTTTTTACCAAGGCATTGAAGTAAGGGTATGTAGAGGAGACTGAAATGACAGAGGATCTTAAAAATAGTGTGATTTTTGACCGGGGAGAACTCAATCCTTACGGCAAATATTTTACCGGCACCAGCTATCTTAATATGTTGAAGTCTCGAAGGGGTCGTTATGGGAAACGTCACCTTCGAACCGGGCTGCATTAACAATTGGCATATCCACAAAGCGGATAAGGGTGGCGGCCAAATCCTCTTGGTGACCGGTGGACGTGGCTGGTATCAGGAGGAGGGCAAAGACGCTCAAGAGTTGCATACTGGAGATGTCGTCCATATTCCTGCAGGCGTCAAACACTGGCACGGGGCTGCAAAAGACAGTTGGTTTGTGCACATCTCCGTTGAAGTGCCGGGTGAAAACAAGTCAAACGAATGGCTCGAACCGGTTGACCAAGTCTCTTACAGCAAGTTGAAGTAGTGAGCGTTAGGCCGCAGGCGCAGACACTCATAAGAGTAGTGGAGGAGATACCATCATGATTTTACAGGAAACCTATACGCTCTCAAATGGCGTTGAAATTCCCAAGCTGGGCCTTGGCACCTGGCTTATCGACAAGGCAGATGCAAAACGGGCGGTGCAGGATGCCATAAATATCGGCTACCGTCATATTGATACCGCTCAGGATTATTTCAATGAAGCAGAGGTCGCTGCGGGGATCAAAGACTGCGGCATCAGCCGCAACGAAATCTTTCTGACCACCAAGCTTTCTGCACGGTACAAATCGTATCAAGACTCCGTAACTGCGATCGATGGCTCTCTACAACTCATGGGGCTTGATTATGTCGATTTGATGATTATTCATAGCCCGCAACCCTGGGATAAATTTGGTCAAAGCGATCGTTTTTTTGCAGGCAATCAGGATGCCTGGCGTGCGCTTGAGGAAGCCCATAAGGCCGGAAAGATTCGAGCCATCGGTTTATCGAACTTCCAGCAACAGGATATCGACAATATCCTGAAATCCTGTTCAACTGTACCGGTGGTCAACCAGATCCTAGCCCATGTGAGCAATACGCCCTATGAACTGATCAAGTATTCTCAGGAGCAAGGGATGCTCATCGAGGCCTATTCTCCAGTTGGGCACGGAGAACTCCTTAAAAACAGGCAAATAGTTGAGATGGCTGAAAAGTATGGCGTTTCAGTGCCGCAACTGTGCATTCGTTATTCCTTGCAGCTCAATCTTCTGCCCTTGCCCAAGACCGCAAACCCAGACCACATGAAGAACAATGCGGACGTAGATTTCGAGA
Above is a window of Trichlorobacter lovleyi SZ DNA encoding:
- a CDS encoding aldo/keto reductase; the protein is MILQETYTLSNGVEIPKLGLGTWLIDKADAKRAVQDAINIGYRHIDTAQDYFNEAEVAAGIKDCGISRNEIFLTTKLSARYKSYQDSVTAIDGSLQLMGLDYVDLMIIHSPQPWDKFGQSDRFFAGNQDAWRALEEAHKAGKIRAIGLSNFQQQDIDNILKSCSTVPVVNQILAHVSNTPYELIKYSQEQGMLIEAYSPVGHGELLKNRQIVEMAEKYGVSVPQLCIRYSLQLNLLPLPKTANPDHMKNNADVDFEISEEDMATLKSMEKIKDYGDASIFPVYK
- a CDS encoding cupin domain-containing protein; this encodes MGNVTFEPGCINNWHIHKADKGGGQILLVTGGRGWYQEEGKDAQELHTGDVVHIPAGVKHWHGAAKDSWFVHISVEVPGENKSNEWLEPVDQVSYSKLK
- a CDS encoding alpha/beta hydrolase — protein: MKIRIKSLTTSLLCLSLIIPGVAFAAKKQAWDKIFTKSDKVDHEKVSYKNRFGITVSADKYQPKGLDKSQKHPAIVIGTPYGGVKEQGAGIYAQAMAERGFVTIAFDESYNGESGGKPRRVSSPDIFVEDFSAGVDYLGSLAFVDRDRIGAIGICGSGAFAITAAQVDHRIKAIATASMYDMSRFMRNGWKDGMTDEQRNKTLDQLAVQRWKDVDGRTPELTPAFPSKPVDKIPEGLDPITSEFFEYYAMKRGHHPNSIAAFTKTSAMSFMNFPLMDHIKSISPRPILFIMGEKAHSRYFTEDAYTMAAEPKELYIVPGARHIDLYDRIDMIPFDKLTSFFTKALK